The following coding sequences are from one Biomphalaria glabrata chromosome 8, xgBioGlab47.1, whole genome shotgun sequence window:
- the LOC106057364 gene encoding uncharacterized protein LOC106057364, with amino-acid sequence MYSGLLWTLATLLVASDALVGKECKATTECDQDECCEILTGPVVMSRRQDLLMSTIAPNNEKGTCQKYIAEGAGCVFFQWQAGQCGCTPGTECTRHEIPYTDFMMWNMVASRPGYIWFHSCLKVQA; translated from the exons ATGTATTCTGGACTTCTCTGGACACTAGCCACACTTCTAGTCGCATCAGAC GCGCTTGTGGGAAAAGAATGTAAAGCTACCACAGAGTGTGACCAGGATGAATGCTGTGAGATACTGACCGGCCCGGTCGTCATGAGCAGACGACAGGATCTGTTGATGTCAACCATTGCCCCAAACAATGAGAAAG GCACTTGCCAGAAGTACATTGCTGAAGGCGCGGGTTGTGTCTTTTTCCAATGGCAAGCTGGGCAGTGCGGTTGTACCCCAGGCACTGAATGTACCCGACATGAAATCCCTTACACAGACTTTATGATGTGGAACATGGTAGCTTCACGACCTGGCTACATCTGGTTCCATTCCTGTCTAAAGGTGCAGGCATGA
- the LOC106057365 gene encoding uncharacterized protein LOC106057365 produces the protein MYLTFIWTIATAIVTSQALVGKMCMVESECDVGECCQILSEFMVASKRQDALLNTVIQPTKSGTCQKYKIEGDPCNGFEKMNGYCSCAPGTYCHTYEIPIPTVSVRSLAIARPGYQWISRCEKQGV, from the exons ATGTACCTTACATTCATCTGGACAATAGCTACGGCTATTGTAACCTCACAG GCTCTTGTTGGCAAGATGTGCATGGTGGAGTCAGAGTGTGATGTAGGCGAATGCTGTCAGATACTTAGTGAGTTCATGGTGGCCAGCAAGAGACAGGATGCATTACTGAATACAGTCATCCAGCCAACTAAATCAG GAACCTGTCAAAAGTACAAGATAGAGGGGGACCCATGTAACGGGTTTGAAAAAATGAATGGCTACTGTAGCTGCGCCCCTGGAACCTACTGCCACACCTATGAGATCCCGATCCCCACCGTGAGTGTCAGGTCATTGGCCATCGCACGTCCTGGATATCAGTGGATCTCAAGATGTGAAAAACAAGGCGTGTAA
- the LOC129927691 gene encoding uncharacterized protein LOC129927691 gives MYLGLLWTLATIIVVSQALVGEKCTVDSQCDPSECCQILSEFMLASKRQGNSLTSIVQPLKPDPGTCQKYKVEGDPCNKLDKMYGECSCAPGTYCHAYEISTVSARSFVFENPGDQWISRCEKQDA, from the exons ATGTACTTAGGACTCCTCTGGACGCTAGCTACGATTATAGTAGTCTCACAG GCACTTGTTGGCGAGAAGTGTACAGTGGACTCCCAGTGTGACCCAAGTGAGTGCTGTCAGATACTGAGTGAGTTCATGTTGGCCAGCAAGAGACAGGGCAACTCATTGACTAGTATTGTCCAGCCACTCAAACCAG ACCCAGGGACATGCCAAAAGTACAAGGTGGAAGGAGACCCATGCAATAAGTTGGACAAAATGTATGGCGAATGCAGCTGTGCCCCTGGTACATACTGTCACGCCTATGAGATATCCACCGTGAGCGCCAGGTCATTCGTTTTCGAAAATCCTGGGGATCAGTGGATCTCAAGATGTGAAAAACAAGACGCataa